DNA sequence from the Shewanella piezotolerans WP3 genome:
TTTACAGACACACTTAGCAGATTGCTCGCAAGGTGCCGCGGATGCAATAGTGCACATACCACTGCTATTTCCCGTACCGACACACCAAGCGTTGCAGTCAAATGTATCAGGGTGTCCCGTATCATTAGCGTGGGCATGAACAACATCTTTACCCGGGTTAGACTCAACCAGCAAGCCATCGGGTAAGCATGCTTCGCCAAACATTCTGCCGTTCGCGACGCCATTTTTATCAGTACCAATATGGCAACCCGCAACACCAGGTGCGACTCCATCACTGTCTTTCCACCAGGTCGTTTTTCCTTCTATCCAATCACTGGGTTTAAAAGCAAATACACCTTTAGCACCCGGCATATCTTTCGCACCGCTTGATGGGGAAGAGTCATGGCAATCACCAGCCGACACGACGCAAGAAAACACAAAGTAATCGGCAAGATTAATTAGGTAACTCCCCTGCGGCTTAAAAACAGGATCAATAAAGGGAGGAAATATGACCTATACGACAAATCTCGATTTAGCATAAAAAGCTACCAGTAATATCAATCAGTATAAAACTAGCAGCGGCCAAAAACATTATCAACATCGAATATTTCAACCCACTTAACATATTCAACACAAAAACCTAAACATGAACACCAACTAGCCATTCTCGATTTGTATTAATACCAGTTGTTAAACCGCTACTTTTCTTGATAAAGAACAAAGTCATCACTCTTAATATAGCGACAATAACTAGACTAAAAATCAAAGTGTTAATATTAAAGCACCAGTATAAACGTAAATAACATCGTCAGCTTTGCACTACTTTACATCAAACACGCGTTCATTTACGTCCATTTATCTATAGTGATAACTGTTACCAAAAAGTTAATAAAAAGAGAGATTGCTATGCCGTTAAATCACTCATCAAGCCCTGCCATAAGCAGTATTTTTCTCGCTGTATTTATCACAGCTTGTGGCGGAGACTCCTCTTCGGAGGCTGAAATTACGCCAACTCCTATCGCCCCCGATACACCTGTCGCTCCGGTAAACAGTGCGCCAGTATTAACCCTGACAACAACAACCGTCAGCATCGACAGTCAAGGCTCTACAAGCATAGGAGTATCCGCCACCGACGCGGATTCAGACCAACTGACATATAGCCTCAACAACCCTCCTTTGATTAGCAGCGAAATCATCGCGGACCAATTGATTATCACTGCCGAAGAAGTACAAACCCAGCAAGTTCAAAACTTGACAGTGAGCTTATTTGATGGACAAATAACCGTTGAACAAACCATCGAGATAACCATCAATCCACTAGCGCAGCAAAGCGTACTGCAGTTGCCGCAGACTCCCTTTAATTATGCTGTAATAGCGTTGCCTCTGCATTACACGACTAATGCTTTCCCTAGTAATTTTATATTTCAAACCGCCGCGATCGAATCTGACAATACTCCTGAAAACAACCCAATTAGCGATCATGGGGCCACCTTAGGACGAGTGCTGTTCTACGACACAAAACTCAGCTTTAACGATACTGTTTCTTGCGCCTCATGCCATGTGCAAGCCGAAGGTTTTTCCGACTCTCGTCGCTTGAGTATTGGTTTTGACGGTGGAGAGACGCGTCGCCACTCTATGTCTTTAGCGAATGCTCGGTTTTATCAAACAGGGAAATTCTTCTGGGATGAACGCGCAGATACATTAGAGCAGCAAGTATTGATGCCTATTCAAGATGAGGTTGAGATGGGGTTAACCTTGACTCAGCTAGTCGATGTCGTTGCGGCGCAACCCTATTACAACAGTCTGTTTATCAATGCATTTGGTGACGATGAGGTCAGTAGTGAGCGGATTAGCTTTGCCCTGTCGCAGTTTATTCGCGCTATGGTAAGCATCGATGCCAAATATGATCAAGGTCGCCTAACAGTCAATAACCCATTAGATGATTTTAGTAACTTTAGCGTTGATGAAAATGCCGGTAAAAGGCTGTTCATGCAGTTTAGAGATGGCATACCTCCCTGCACGAGCTGTCATAGCAGTGAAGCTTTTGTCGGCCCATTAATTGGTGAGGATTCTAATGCAACCACCAGTGCGAGTAATAACGGCCTAGATGCCAACTCCGATAGCGACCAAGGGGTGTTTGAATCGACTGGCGCTATGGGCCATAGAGGAAAGTTCAAATCCCCATCACTTAAAAATATTGGGGTCACCGCTCCTTATATGCATGACGGTCGATTCGACACGTTAGCAGAAGTGGTAGAGCACTACAGTAGCGGCATTGAGGCACATCCGACGTTGCAAGCCCTGCTAAAAGATGCTGACGGTAATCCAGTACGGTATAACTTTAGCGCGACGGAACAAGCACAACTAGTGGCTTTTTTAGAAACACTCACCGATGAAACATTGCTCACAGATGAAAAGTTTAGCGACCCTTTTGTTCGCTAATACTCTGGTGAAACGCATAAAAAAGCCTGCATAGCAGGCTTTTTTTATGCAGTCGAAAATTCGCTAATCAATATTGATATCAGTATCTTTATGATCATACATATCAGGAGTGGTGTGCAGATTGCCTGCAAATCCAGCTTTTTCCAACTTCTGGCGCACCGCCTTGACTTGCGCGGCAGTCACAGGCTCCTCACGGCCACCCAAATATAAGCGTTCAAAGCTGATAAGCTTTGCTAACTCACTATCGGTAAGCACATTCTGAAAACTGGTCATCGGCATAAAGTTTCGCTCTTCATCCAGATAGGTCGGTGCTAAACCACGGATCGTCACGGCGATAGTATTAAACGGATCGCTGTGCATAATGATCCCATTATTAAGCAGAGTCGGCGCAATCGGATCACGACCTTTTCCATCTTCTCCGTGACAAGCCCCACAGGTATCAGCGTACATTGCAAAAGTTTCAAATTGATCAGCTGAATATGACTCGGCCACAAACCCCGTAGGCGATAATTGCTTTTGGCCATCAGGAATGGTGTTATAAACATCTCCAACCAATAAATAGCGTGATATCGCTTCAATATCATCTCGGGTCATCAAGCTGGTACTATTTTTCACCACATCTGCCATACCAGCAAACGCCGAACCTTTATCTGAGTGCCCAGTGTGCAAAAAGTCAGTTAGGGACTCTAAATCCCATCGGTCTTCATGCAGCTCTTGGGCAGAAATATTAGGGGCATTCCAGCCATCAATAATATTTCCTTGGAATATTTTTTCAGGGATTAGAGCCTGCGCCAAATTTCGAGGAGTATGGCATTCAGAGCAATGACCCAACCCCATCACCCAATACTTACCCTGCTGCCACTGCTTGAGTTCATGCTCATTCAGCTCCACATGTTCAGGGGCTGCATAAGACAGAGGTTCGCTATCCATGAACACCAGATTCCAACCTAATAGCCCTTGGCGAATATTGGACGGAAACATCATCTCATTAGAATCATTCTGCCTTGGCACCGCCGTAATCGACTGTAAGTAATTCCATAAATCTTGAGTGTCTTGCTCGGTTAAATACTGATAAGAGGTGTAAGGCATTGCAGGATACAGATAACCATGCTTGCCTTTTCCATCAAATAACGCAGCTTTAAACTCCGCATAGTCATTATCACCAATACCTTCACTGAAGTGCGGCGTAATATTGGTTGAATAGATGGTGCCAAAAGGCGTTTTAAATGGCAGCCCACCAGCAAAGCGCTCGCCACTTTCTGAGCTATGGCAAGCAACACAGTCACCCGCATTGGCTAGATATTCACCTCGTGCAACGGATTGAGGGTCTAGCGCAGCAAGTTTGGCGTCATACCTAAGCCTTTGCTCGGTAATATAAGCGCCAATAGCCAGTATTTCATTACGGCTTAACTGTTCAGAAAAAGCTGGCATCAGGTTATTCAGACCAAATTCAATAGTATGTTCTATCTCCTCAATACTGCCGCCATGCAACCAAATATCATCTGATAATACTGGCGCACCTATTTCAATATTGGCAACCGTACCGTCGCCATGACAGCTTGAACAATATTGCACAAATATCTCTTTACCCAGATCAATTTTCACTTGTGGAGCATTTAAGTTTCGACGTTGCAGGGAGGCTATGTAGTAAGACATTTTAAGAATTTGATCTTCCGATAAAATACCTTTCCAACCAGGCATTGCACCATGACGTCCCTTTTCAATAGAGTGAAGAATATCTTTTTCGGTTCCGCCATAAAGCCATTCATTATCAGTAAGGTTGGGGAAGTGCTTTTGCCCTTGAGCATTGGCGCGATGACATGCTGCGCAATGGTTTTGAAACAACAACTCGCCGCTTTTAGTTACTTGGGGATTAGCGGCTAATCCTCCTAGACTGAGATCGCTTAACGGTGCTATTTGCATATCCAAGTCTGTCAAAGGGGAGCTCAGAGCATCGTCAATTTGCTTCCACCCCATAAGACCCGCCCAATTACCAAGGCCTGGATATAACACTAAAAATCCAGCCGAAATGATAAATGCGATTAAATAAGAAAGATAAAAAAGTCGCGGAGGTGGGGCATCGTTTTCATCAATACCATCGAATGTTTCGACCGTCTTATCTTTGTCTGCGGTGTGCTCACTGCGCCAATATTTAATGACAACTAATGCCATAAATGCCAGAAAGATGAGGATGAACCCTATTACCCAAGTATTCCAGAAAACAGTCATATCAACGCTCCTGATCGCTGGCGGTATCATTTCCTAAGCTTTGTAAATAGTGAACCAAAGCCTCCCCTTTCGTCACCCCTTTAACAGCAAGTCGCGATCGCTCTATTTCATTTTCAGTGTAGGGGACGCCCAACCCTTTAAGGACCCGCATCTTATTTTCAATATCATCGCCTGATAGCACCTGTTTAAATAACCATGGATATGCCGGCATTAAAGAAGTTGGTACGACCTGCCTTGGATCAATAAGGTGCAATCGTTGCCACTGCGCTGAATACTTCCGTCCCAAATTAGTCAAATCAGGCCCCGTTCTTTTCGACCCCCAAAGGTTAGGAAACTCATAAATGTCATCCCCCTCTTTGTTCGCTCGACCATCACGTTTTATTTCAGGCTCAATTCCTCGCACCATTTGGGTATGACAAACATGACACCCCTCACTAATGTAAATATCTCTACCTGCCACCTCTAGTGCGGTTAGCGGTTTAGCGAGTGATGTCGCTCTTATTTCATCGGTACGAACAAGGTTAGGAACGATAAGTACCAATATCGAAAAACTCGCAACCACGATAGTAGAGATAATTAAGATCACCACCGAATGCGTAAAGTCTTTAGTTAGCATCAGCGACTTCCCCCTGCTCTTGCGAAACCGTTTTATAGAGATTAAATGCCATCAGTAGCAGGCCCAATACAAAACATGCACCACCAAAGAAGCGAACAAATAACCAAGGTGCTTTAAAGTCCATTGCCTCTACAAAGCTATACGCTAGTGAACCGTTCTCCTGCTGTGCCAACCACATATAGCCCTCACCAATCCCCGCAACCCAAAGCGCGATGGCATAGAGTGCCACCCCCACATGGGCTAACCAGAAATGCCATTTGAGCATTCGATTTGACCAAAGCTGAGTCTTACCCCACAACCGCGGAATAAAGTAATAG
Encoded proteins:
- a CDS encoding cytochrome-c peroxidase, with product MPLNHSSSPAISSIFLAVFITACGGDSSSEAEITPTPIAPDTPVAPVNSAPVLTLTTTTVSIDSQGSTSIGVSATDADSDQLTYSLNNPPLISSEIIADQLIITAEEVQTQQVQNLTVSLFDGQITVEQTIEITINPLAQQSVLQLPQTPFNYAVIALPLHYTTNAFPSNFIFQTAAIESDNTPENNPISDHGATLGRVLFYDTKLSFNDTVSCASCHVQAEGFSDSRRLSIGFDGGETRRHSMSLANARFYQTGKFFWDERADTLEQQVLMPIQDEVEMGLTLTQLVDVVAAQPYYNSLFINAFGDDEVSSERISFALSQFIRAMVSIDAKYDQGRLTVNNPLDDFSNFSVDENAGKRLFMQFRDGIPPCTSCHSSEAFVGPLIGEDSNATTSASNNGLDANSDSDQGVFESTGAMGHRGKFKSPSLKNIGVTAPYMHDGRFDTLAEVVEHYSSGIEAHPTLQALLKDADGNPVRYNFSATEQAQLVAFLETLTDETLLTDEKFSDPFVR
- a CDS encoding cytochrome c; amino-acid sequence: MTVFWNTWVIGFILIFLAFMALVVIKYWRSEHTADKDKTVETFDGIDENDAPPPRLFYLSYLIAFIISAGFLVLYPGLGNWAGLMGWKQIDDALSSPLTDLDMQIAPLSDLSLGGLAANPQVTKSGELLFQNHCAACHRANAQGQKHFPNLTDNEWLYGGTEKDILHSIEKGRHGAMPGWKGILSEDQILKMSYYIASLQRRNLNAPQVKIDLGKEIFVQYCSSCHGDGTVANIEIGAPVLSDDIWLHGGSIEEIEHTIEFGLNNLMPAFSEQLSRNEILAIGAYITEQRLRYDAKLAALDPQSVARGEYLANAGDCVACHSSESGERFAGGLPFKTPFGTIYSTNITPHFSEGIGDNDYAEFKAALFDGKGKHGYLYPAMPYTSYQYLTEQDTQDLWNYLQSITAVPRQNDSNEMMFPSNIRQGLLGWNLVFMDSEPLSYAAPEHVELNEHELKQWQQGKYWVMGLGHCSECHTPRNLAQALIPEKIFQGNIIDGWNAPNISAQELHEDRWDLESLTDFLHTGHSDKGSAFAGMADVVKNSTSLMTRDDIEAISRYLLVGDVYNTIPDGQKQLSPTGFVAESYSADQFETFAMYADTCGACHGEDGKGRDPIAPTLLNNGIIMHSDPFNTIAVTIRGLAPTYLDEERNFMPMTSFQNVLTDSELAKLISFERLYLGGREEPVTAAQVKAVRQKLEKAGFAGNLHTTPDMYDHKDTDINID
- a CDS encoding cbb3-type cytochrome c oxidase subunit II; this translates as MLTKDFTHSVVILIISTIVVASFSILVLIVPNLVRTDEIRATSLAKPLTALEVAGRDIYISEGCHVCHTQMVRGIEPEIKRDGRANKEGDDIYEFPNLWGSKRTGPDLTNLGRKYSAQWQRLHLIDPRQVVPTSLMPAYPWLFKQVLSGDDIENKMRVLKGLGVPYTENEIERSRLAVKGVTKGEALVHYLQSLGNDTASDQER